From the genome of Xiphophorus couchianus chromosome 6, X_couchianus-1.0, whole genome shotgun sequence, one region includes:
- the LOC114146287 gene encoding uncharacterized protein LOC114146287, with amino-acid sequence MNCNRNIMVLGAAGAGKSTAINAMINYVLGVRWEDSFRFKLVDEGQSDSQVHSQTSEITVYKLYHQEGFRVNYSLTIIDTPGFGGIGGVDRDKEITEQLRNLFANQEGVGEVDAVCFVVQAGLTELTSTQRYVFDSALSIFGKDVAENIRILVTFADEQQQPVVEAIKVSGVPCPKGADGLPVHFKFNNSVLFANNKSLVARIWSNEEKTFEYWNMGTKNMAGFFASLANIKTIRLTMTNEVLKERKHLESTVEELQKQVKLNLAKLEDIRETNDKLKEHEAEIRNNENFEFDVTVTKTEQIDISHTGKFITNCMQCHVTCHFTCNIEKDADKKGCDAMDKDGYCKRCAGKCFWNVHSNQSFRWEYQDISEKRTVKELKEKYEKACGQKVTLEELMKNLMSEYRSMQDDVVKLIAEAAKCLNRMKEIVLNPNPLTTPEYINMLIKGEEQEAKPGWEERVQSLMKMKEKAEIIAKVEKGEEILVNQ; translated from the exons ATGAATTGTAACAGAAACATCATGGTTCTTGGAGCTGCAGGTGCTGGAAAGTCCACTGCCATCAATGCGATGATAAACTACGTTCTAGGCGTTAGATGGGAAGACTCGTTTCGGTTTAAGTTAGTGGATGAAGGTCAGTCAGACTCACAGGTTCACAGTCAGACATCAGAAATCACAGTGTACAAACTCTACCACCAGGAGGGATTCAGGGTGAACTACTCCCTCACCATCATAGACACTCCAGGCTTTGGGGGAATCGGCGGCGTAGACAGAGACAAGGAGATCACAGAGCAGCTGCGAAACCTCTTTGCTAACCAGGAAGGTGTTGGTGAAGTTGATGCTGTGTGTTTTGTAGTTCAGGCAGGTCTAACTGAACTGACATCAACACAAAGATATGTGTTTGATTCAGCGCTGTCAATCTTTGGCAAAGATGTGGCAGAAAACATCAGGATCCTGGTGACGTTTGCTGACGAGCAGCAGCAACCAGTTGTAGAGGCCATCAAAGTGTCCGGTGTCCCATGTCCTAAAGGTGCAGACGGGCTGCCAGTTCACTTCAAATTCAATAACTCAGTTCTGTTTGCTAACAACAAATCCTTAGTGGCAAGGATTTGGTCCAATGAAGAGAAAACCTTTGAGTATTGGAACATGGGGACAAAGAACATGGCCGGATTTTTTGCTAGTTTAGCTAACATCAAAACCATAAGATTGACAATGACCAATGAGgttctgaaagaaagaaagcaccTGGAAAGTacagtggaggagctgcagaagcaGGTTAAACTCAACTTAGCCAAGCTGGAGGATATCAGGGAGACAAATGACAAACTCAAAGAGCATGAAGCAGAAATCAGAAACAATGAGAACTTTGAGTTTGATGTTACTGTAACAAAGACTGAGCAAATTGATATTTCTCACACTGGGAAGTTTATCACCAACTGCATGCAGTGTCATGTTACCTGTCACTTCACTTGTAACATAGAAAAAGATGCGGATAAAAAAGGATGTGATGCAATGGACAAAGATGGATACTGTAAAAGGTGTGCAGGGAAATGTTTCTGGAATGTGCATTCCAACCAGAGCTTCAGATGGGAATATCAGGATATTTCTGAGAAGAGAACAGTGAAagagctgaaagaaaaatacgAGAAAGCTTGTGGACAGAAG GTAACCTTAGAGGAGCTGATGAAAAATCTGATGTCAGAGTATCGATCTATGCAGGATGATGTGGTGAAACTGATTGCAGAAGCTGCAAAGTGTCTGAACAGAATGAAAGAGATAGTCCTGAACCCAAACCCCCTTACTACTCCAGAATACATCAACATGCTCATTAAAGGAGAGGAACAGGAGGCCAAGCCAGGCTGGGAGGAGAGAGTTCAGTCTCTgatgaaaatgaaggaaaaggCAGAGATCATAGCTAAAGTAGAGAAGGGAGAGGAAATCCTGGTGAATCAATAA
- the LOC114146403 gene encoding uncharacterized protein LOC114146403 produces the protein MLDMKKKTVIVGVNAPDILGSRNAVKINSEKFLSDVNAYVRLMIFSQLDQSMTIAATERAVISEVDTVRSTAIVTINTPDILGFFNHGGKKFVSVTMLNQCKLNIVNAVTKKVVNIVFDMKKNTVIVSVRAPDSFQSSNTRMSNCKRSHSNITFRLMIFSQRNQRTTFTAAKTVVVNEVNRLRDTMIVIVAAPDILGSFTADGKKPGSVTMFNQCRLNTADTTTKRIVVREFEKMKNTVTVSVNVPDILGSSNVVMTNFESLLSDVNTCVSEMMFSQWSIRSAATMSRVMVSNSHILMVSTDLCCQSAWVGSGRVLARQLADPDDFDVFWILQSGKFLK, from the exons ATGTTagacatgaagaagaagacagtgATTGTTGGCGTTAACGCTCCTGATATCTTAGGATCACGTAATGCTGTGAAGATTAACTCTGAAAAGTTTCTCTCGGATGTAAATGCATACGTCAGGTTGATGATTTTCAGCCAATTGGACCAAAGTATGACAATCGCAGCAACTGAGAGAGCTGTTATCAGTGAGGTTGACACGGTGAGAAGCACTGCGATCGTCACCATCAACACTCCTGATATTTTAGGATTCTTTAACCATGGTGGGAAGAAATTTGTCAGTGTAACGATGTTAAACCaatgcaaactaaatattgtaAATGCAGTTACTAAGAAAGTTGTTAATATTGTGTTTGACATGAAGAAGAACACAGTGATTGTCAGTGTTAGAGCTCCTGATAGTTTCCAGTCATCTAATACCAGGATGAGCAACTGTAAGAGGTCCCATTCAAATATCACCTTCAGGCTGATGATTTTCAGCCaaagaaaccaaagaacaacATTCACAGCAGCCAAGACAGTTGTGGTCAATGAGGTTAACAGACTAAGAGACACTATGATTGTCATTGTTGCTGCTCCTGATATCTTAGGATCTTTTACTGCCGATGGGAAGAAACCTGGCAGCGTAACGATGTTCAACCAATGCAGGCTAAATACTGCAGACACAACAACCAAGAGGATTGTTGTGAGGGAGTTTGAGAAGATGAAGAACACAGTGACTGTCAGTGTTAATGTCCCTGATATCTTAGGATCATCTAATGTTGTGATGACCAACTTTGAGAGCTTGCTGTCGGATGTGAACACATGTGTAAGTGAGATGATGTTCAGCCAGTGGAGCATCAGAAGTGCAGCCACTATGAGTAGAGTTATGGTCAGTAACAGCCACATCTTGATGGTCAGTACAGATCTTTGCTGTCAATCAGCCTg ggtcgggtcgggtcgggtGTTGGCAAGACAACTTGCAGATCCAGATGATTTTGACGTATTTTGGATTTTGCAATCTGGCAAATTCCTGAAATGA
- the LOC114146249 gene encoding uncharacterized protein LOC114146249, whose product MAVKTWGLLTITLFIVVVVLLMLHWLNIITLTDVFTSQRNLSKLVIAALDDPKISGALALITTVLFIKSNSLTTTLLVVVSAVFSLHWLNIVPLPGFFPSALDGPKISGAVMVSIIVSLTLSTSLTTIILAAVNVVFWFNWLNIITLTDVFTSERNVSELVFTALDDPTFSGGLALTVTVFFIKSNSLTTTLVVVVSAVCSLHWLNIITLAGFFPSALDDPKISEAMMVTITVFFTLSNPMTTTVFAAVNVVLWFNWLEIISLKDVFSSEINLSEFVFTVLDDPKMLGVITPAITAFFMSNLWVITLSLTVYAIVCLHRFNIVTLTNFFPSWLKNPKILGVFMVTIAVLLTVSTSLVTALSVVVNIILWSNWLKIINLTDVFTSDRNLLKLVILALDHPKISGVLTLTISVFFFISNVLVITISVIVSLVFSLHRFNIISLTHVFPSGLKNPKILGVLIVTVTVFLTFSTSLITTLSVAVNITLWFNWLDIITVTDLVTLGSDVFMSCNSWSNYSKTRAESSPGAKRLADVVKGKSTLLTSQTGCTPVYRLPLEEKQININGCKSFTFGEKSMNCNRNIMVLGAAGAGKSTAINAMINYVLGVRWEDSFRFKLVDEGQSDSQVHSQTSEITVYKLYHQEGFRVNYSLTIIDTPVFGGIGGVDRDKEITEQLRNLFANQEGVGEVDAVCFVVQAGLTELTSTQRYVFDSALSIFGKDVAENIRILVTFADEQQQPVVEAIKVSGVPCPKGADGLPVHFKFNNSVLFANNKSLVARIWSNEEKTFEYWNMGTKNMAGFFASLANIKTIRLTMTNEVLKERKHLESTVEELQKQVKLNLAKLEDIRETNDKLKEHEAEIRNNENFVFHITGRNNRQIDISHTGQYITNCMQCHVTCHYPCGIPNDDGKKGCSAMNQDGYCHVCPGKCFWNVHSNQSFRWEYSQVNEAQTVKQLKEKYEKACGQKVTLEELMKNLMSEYRSMQDDVVKLIAEAAKCLNRMKEIVLNPNPLTTPEYINMLIKGEEQEAKPGWEERVQSLMKLKEKAEIIAKVEKEVLGH is encoded by the coding sequence ATGGCTGTCAAGACGTGGGGGTTACTGACCATAACTCTGTTCATCGTTGTGGTTGTACTTCTGATGCTCCACTGGCTGAACATCATCACACTGACTGATGTATTCACATCTCAGAGGAACCTCTCAAAGTTGGTCATCGCAGCATTAGACGATCCAAAGATATCCGGGGCGTTAGCACTGATAACCACTGTGCTCTTCATCAAGTCAAACTCCCTCACAACAACTCTGTTGGTTGTTGTGTCTGCAGTATTTAGCCTGCATTGGTTGAACATCGTTCCACTGCCGGGTTTCTTCCCATCAGCATTAGATGGTCCTAAGATATCAGGAGCAGTAATGGTGTCAATCATAGTGTCTCTTACTCTGTCAACCTCATTGACAACAATTATCTTGGCTGCtgtgaatgttgttttttggtttaattgGCTGAACATCATCACTCTGACTGATGTATTCACTTCTGAGAGGAACGTCTCAGAGTTAGTCTTCACAGCATTAGATGATCCTACGTTTTCTGGAGGGTTAGCACTGACAGTCACTGTGTTTTTCATTAAGTCTAACTCCCTCACAACAACTCTGGTGGTTGTTGTGTCTGCAGTATGTAGTCTGCACTGGTTGAACATCATTACACTGGCAGGTTTCTTCCCATCAGCATTAGATGATCCTAAGATATCAGAAGCGATGATGGTGACGATCACAGTGTTTTTCACTCTGTCAAACCCAATGACTACAACTGTCTTTGCTGCTGTGAATGTTGTTCTTTGGTTTAATTGGCTGGAAATCATCTCACTGAAGGATGTATTCTCATCTGAGATAAACCTTTCTGAGTTCGTCTTCACAGTATTAGATGATCCGAAGATGTTGGGAGTGATAACACCAGCAATCACTGCGTTTTTCATGTCCAACTTATGGGTAATAACTCTCTCACTTACTGTGTATGCAATCGTTTGTTTGCATCGCTTTAACATCGTTACACTGACAAATTTCTTCCCGTCATGGTTAAAGAATCCCAAAATATTAGGAGTGTTCATGGTGACAATCGCAGTGCTTCTCACCGTGTCAACCTCACTGGTAACAGCTCTCTCAGTTGTTGTGAACATCATACTTTGGTCCAATTGGCTGAAAATCATCAACCTGACGGATGTTTTCACATCCGACAGGAACCTTTTAAAGTTGGTCATCCTGGCATTAGACCATCCAAAGATATCAGGAGTGTTAACACTGACGAtctctgtcttcttcttcatatCAAACGTGCTGGTAATAACTATCTCAGTTATTGTGTCTTTAGTATTTAGTTTGCATCGGTTTAACATCATTTCACTGACACATGTCTTCCCTTCAGGGTTAAAGAACCCTAAAATATTAGGAGTATTAATAGTGACAGTCACTGTGTTCCTGACTTTCTCAACCTCTTTGATAACAACCCTCTCAGTTGCTGTGAATATCACACTTTGGTTCAACTGGCTGGACATCATCACAGTGACAGACTTGGTCACACTGGGTTCAGATGTGTTCATGTCGTGCAACAGTTGGTCAAACTACTCAAAGACCCGCGCTGAGTCAAGCCCAGGAGCTAAACGATTGGCTGATGTTGTCAAAGGGAAAAGCACTTTACTGACTTCACAAACTGGCTGTACCCCAGTTTACAGACTTCCACTAGAAGAGAAACAGATCAACATTAATGGCTGCAAGAGCTTCACTTTTGGAGAGAAATCTATGAATTGTAACAGAAACATCATGGTTCTTGGAGCTGCAGGTGCTGGAAAGTCCACTGCCATCAATGCGATGATAAACTACGTTCTAGGCGTTAGATGGGAAGACTCGTTTCGGTTTAAGTTAGTGGATGAAGGTCAGTCAGACTCACAGGTTCACAGTCAGACATCAGAAATCACAGTGTACAAACTCTACCACCAGGAGGGATTCAGGGTGAACTACTCCCTCACCATCATAGACACTCCAGTATTTGGGGGAATCGGCGGCGTAGACAGAGACAAGGAGATCACAGAGCAGCTGCGAAACCTCTTTGCTAACCAGGAAGGTGTTGGTGAAGTTGATGCTGTGTGTTTTGTAGTTCAGGCAGGTCTAACTGAACTGACATCAACACAAAGATATGTGTTTGATTCAGCGCTGTCAATCTTTGGCAAAGATGTGGCAGAAAACATCAGGATCCTGGTGACGTTTGCTGACGAGCAGCAGCAACCAGTTGTAGAGGCCATCAAAGTGTCCGGTGTCCCATGTCCTAAAGGTGCAGACGGGCTGCCAGTTCACTTCAAATTCAATAACTCAGTTCTGTTTGCTAACAACAAATCCTTAGTGGCAAGAATTTGGTCCAATGAAGAGAAAACCTTTGAGTATTGGAACATGGGGACAAAGAACATGGCCGGATTTTTTGCTAGTCTAGCTAACATCAAAACCATAAGATTGACAATGACCAATGAGgttctgaaagaaagaaagcaccTGGAAAGTacagtggaggagctgcagaagcaGGTTAAACTCAACTTAGCCAAGCTGGAGGATATCAGGGAGACAAATGACAAACTCAAAGAGCATGAAGCAGAAATCAGAAACAATGAGAACTTTGTGTTTCACATCACTGGGAGAAATAACAGGCAAATTGATATTTCTCACACTGGGCAGTATATTACCAACTGCATGCAGTGTCATGTTACCTGTCACTATCCTTGTGGCATACCGAATGATGATGGTAAGAAAGGATGTTCTGCAATGAACCAAGATGGATACTGTCATGTATGTCCAGGGAAATGTTTCTGGAATGTGCATTCCAACCAGAGCTTCAGATGGGAATATAGTCAAGTTAATGAAGCACAAACAGTGaaacaactgaaagaaaaatacgaGAAAGCTTGTGGACAGAAGGTAACCTTAGAGGAGCTGATGAAAAATCTGATGTCAGAGTATCGATCTATGCAGGATGATGTGGTGAAACTGATTGCAGAAGCTGCAAAGTGTCTGAACAGAATGAAAGAGATAGTCCTGAACCCAAACCCCCTTACTACTCCAGAATACATCAACATGCTCATTAAAGGAGAGGAACAGGAGGCCAAGCCAGGCTGGGAGGAGAGAGTTCAGTCTCTGATGAAACTGAAGGAAAAGGCAGAGATCATAGCTAAAGTAGAGAAGGAAGTTCTGGGTCATTAG